Below is a genomic region from Staphylococcus carnosus.
TAACGATTAAAATCAGCAATTATAACTTGAAGAATGAGAAACGACAAATTAAAAATGCCGCTTCCCCAAATCATTAATAACGATCTTTCATCGCGCGTTGCATATCACGTTTAACCGCTTTATCTTTCAAGTCTTGACGTTTATCATATTTTTTCTTACCTCTTGCTACGCCAATCAATACTTTACAAACACCATGTTTAAGATAAAGCTTTAACGGAATAATCGAATATCCGATTTCTCTTGTACGTGTACCGAGTTTTTCAATTTCTCTTTTGTGCAAAAGTAGTTTTCTCGGACGCAGTGGATCATGATTGAATCGATTACCTTCTTCATAAGGTGCAATATGCATATTATGCACATAAATCTCACCATTTTTCACTTGCGCGAAACTATCTTTCAAATTTGCACTGCCACGTCGAATTGACTTAATCTCTGTTCCTCTTAACACAATGCCCGCTTCAATCGTATCTTCTATATTATAATCATGTCTTGCTTTACGATTCTCCGCTAAGGTACC
It encodes:
- the smpB gene encoding SsrA-binding protein SmpB, encoding MSKKKKKSPGTLAENRKARHDYNIEDTIEAGIVLRGTEIKSIRRGSANLKDSFAQVKNGEIYVHNMHIAPYEEGNRFNHDPLRPRKLLLHKREIEKLGTRTREIGYSIIPLKLYLKHGVCKVLIGVARGKKKYDKRQDLKDKAVKRDMQRAMKDRY